One stretch of Anolis carolinensis isolate JA03-04 chromosome 3, rAnoCar3.1.pri, whole genome shotgun sequence DNA includes these proteins:
- the LOC107983781 gene encoding zinc finger protein 420-like isoform X1 yields MKEEASKNLECGKSYTQNYGLQRHERTHTGEKPYKCLECGKSFAQSGDLRKHQRTHTGEKPYTCLECGKSFTQRVHLDSHQRTHTGEKPYTCLECGQSFTQSSNLGSHQRTHTGEKPYPCLECGKSFTQSSQLRLHQRTHTGEKPHTCLECRHSFNRISDLRLHQRTHTGEKPYACLECGKSFTKSSKLRLHQRTHTGEKPYMCLECGQSFTQSSSLRSHQRTHTGEKPYTCLECGKSFTFSSSLRSHQRTHTGEKPYTCLECGKSFTKSSDLRLHERTHTGEKPYTCLECGKSFTKSSDLRSHQRTHTGEKPYTCLECGKSFIKSSGLRSHQWTHTGDKPYTCLECGKSFTKSSNLCRHQRTHTGEKPYTCLECGQRFTNSSSLRAHQWTHTGEKPYTCLVCGQRFTNSSSLRSHQRNHSGEKPYTCLECGQRFTNSSSLRSHQWIHTGEKPYTCLECRKSFTQSSNLRRHQRTHTGEKPYTCLECGRNFTESGGLHKHQRTHAGEKPYTCLECRKSFTKCSNLCLHQRIRPGEKTLYMPGVWTEFC; encoded by the coding sequence ATGAAGGAGGAAGCATCTAAAaacctggagtgtggaaagagttacaCTCAGAATTATGGTCTGCAGCGACATGAAAGGacacacactggggagaaaccctataaatgcctagagtgtggaaagagctttgctcagagtggagatctacgtaaacatcaaaggactcacactggggagaaaccttatacatgcctggagtgcggaaagagcttcactcagagagTACATCtagattcacatcaaaggactcacactggggagaaaccctatacatgcctggagtgtggacagagcttcactcagagttcaaatCTAGGTTCTCATcagcggactcacactggggaaaaaccttatccatgcctggagtgtggaaagagctttactcAGAGTTCACAGCTACGtttgcatcaaaggactcacaccggggagaaaccccATACATGCCTGGAATGTCGACACAGCTTCAATCGGATTTCAgatctacgtttacatcaaagaactcacactggagaAAAACCTTatgcatgcctggagtgtggaaagagttttacTAAGAGTTCAAAACTACGtttgcatcaaaggactcacactggggagaaaccctatatgtgtctggaatgtggacagagcttcactcagagttcaagtctacgttcacatcaaaggactcacactggggagaaaccttacacatgcctggagtgcggaaagagctttaCTTTTAgttcaagtctacgttcacatcaaaggactcacactggggagaaaccttatacatgcctggagtgcggaaagagctttaCTAAGAGTTCAGATCTACGTTTGcatgaaaggacccacactggggaaaaaccttatacatgcctggagtgcggaaagagctttaCTAAGAGTTCAGATCTACGATCACATCAAcggacccacactggggaaaaaccttatacatgcctggagtgcggaaagagctttaTTAAGAGTTCAGGTCTACGATCACATcaatggactcacactggggataaaccttatacatgcctggagtgtggaaagagctttactaAGAGTTCAAATCTATGTaggcatcaaaggactcacactggggagaaaccttatacatgcctggagtgtgggcagagATTCACTAACAGTTCAAGTCTACGTGCACATCagtggactcacactggggagaaaccctatacatgcctggtgTGTGGACAGAGATTCACTAACAgttcaagtctacgttcacatcaaaggaatcactctggggagaaaccttatacatgcctggagtgtggacagagattCACTAACAgttcaagtctacgttcacatcaatggattcacactggggaaaaaccttatacatgcctggagtgcagAAAGAGCTTTACTCAGAGTTCAAATCTACGTAGGCATcagcggactcacactggggagaaaccctacacatgcctggagtgtggacgcAACTTTACTGAGAGTGGAGGTctacataaacatcaaaggactcacgctggggagaaaccttatacatgcctggagtgcagAAAGAGCTTCACTAAGTGTTCAAATCTATGTTTGCATCAAAGGATTCGCCCTGGGGagaaaaccctatacatgccaggAGTATGGACAGAGTTTTGCTGA